The following proteins are encoded in a genomic region of Haloarcula marina:
- a CDS encoding DUF106 domain-containing protein yields the protein MARTAPKVERLADEGEAMTDALAAVLSVAEEKGTVTWSDVSDDITSGEWGRLIESGLLVDADGEGFVVDDPEGVRDALEETDAAPAEGDDDEGWSTWDKLAGLATLGLFAGYSLNSVRDAIGGVIDIALGPLADLLPFYVVILVLAVFTGSTSSILQDQLMDTAGMQESQAKMQDLQDRRKAAKERGDDEALERIEEEQMEMMSEQMGSMFAMFRPMVWIMLINIPVFLWIYWMVFGTGMTVDAPVMTFPLTGEVASWQEGVVGPMQAWIVWYFLCSLSFTQIIRKALNVETNPTAG from the coding sequence ATGGCACGCACCGCGCCGAAGGTAGAACGACTCGCCGACGAGGGCGAGGCAATGACCGACGCGCTCGCCGCGGTCCTCTCGGTCGCCGAGGAGAAGGGGACCGTCACGTGGAGTGACGTCAGCGACGACATCACCAGCGGCGAGTGGGGCCGACTCATCGAGTCGGGTCTCCTCGTCGACGCCGACGGCGAGGGGTTCGTCGTCGACGACCCCGAAGGTGTGCGCGACGCACTCGAAGAGACGGACGCCGCGCCCGCCGAGGGCGACGACGACGAGGGCTGGAGCACGTGGGACAAACTCGCGGGTCTCGCGACGCTCGGCCTCTTCGCGGGCTACTCGCTCAACTCCGTCCGCGACGCCATCGGCGGCGTCATCGACATCGCGCTGGGACCGCTCGCGGACCTCCTCCCCTTCTACGTCGTCATCCTCGTCCTCGCCGTGTTCACCGGGAGTACGTCCTCGATACTGCAGGACCAACTGATGGACACCGCCGGGATGCAGGAGAGTCAGGCGAAGATGCAGGACCTCCAGGACCGCCGCAAAGCCGCCAAGGAGCGCGGCGACGACGAGGCCCTCGAACGCATCGAAGAGGAGCAGATGGAGATGATGAGCGAGCAGATGGGCTCGATGTTCGCCATGTTCCGCCCGATGGTGTGGATCATGCTCATCAACATCCCGGTCTTCCTCTGGATATACTGGATGGTCTTTGGCACGGGCATGACCGTCGACGCACCGGTGATGACCTTCCCCCTGACCGGTGAAGTCGCCAGTTGGCAGGAGGGCGTCGTCGGTCCGATGCAGGCGTGGATCGTCTGGTACTTCCTCTGCTCGCTCTCCTTCACCCAGATCATCCGGAAGGCGCTCAACGTCGAGACGAACCCGACGGCGGGCTAA
- a CDS encoding homoserine kinase has protein sequence MLTVRAPATSANLGSGFDVFGVALERPADVVRLSKADRTTIEVTGAGSQFIPEDPEKNTVGAVAEALDAPAHIQIDKGVRPASGLGSSAASAAAAAVGLNELYDRGHTREELVPIAAKGEAVVSGDAHDDNVAPSILGGFTIATHSGVRQVDASIPLVACLPDIVVSTRDARRVVPEHARVEQLVETVGNAATLTTGMHRNDPGLVGEGMHDTVVTPARAKLIDGYESVREAALDAGATGVTISGAGPTVIAACDEADQRAIADTMLDTFGERGVDARAYQTRIGGGAKIF, from the coding sequence ATGCTGACCGTCCGGGCCCCGGCCACGAGCGCGAACCTCGGCAGTGGCTTCGACGTCTTCGGCGTCGCGTTAGAGCGCCCCGCAGACGTCGTCCGCCTGTCGAAGGCCGACCGGACGACCATCGAAGTGACCGGCGCGGGGAGTCAGTTCATCCCCGAAGACCCCGAGAAGAACACCGTCGGGGCCGTCGCCGAGGCCCTCGACGCGCCCGCCCACATCCAGATAGACAAGGGCGTGCGACCGGCCTCGGGACTCGGGTCCTCGGCGGCGAGTGCGGCCGCCGCCGCGGTGGGACTGAACGAACTGTACGACCGCGGCCACACCCGCGAGGAACTGGTTCCTATCGCGGCGAAGGGCGAAGCCGTCGTCTCTGGCGACGCCCACGACGACAACGTCGCGCCCTCCATCTTGGGCGGATTCACCATCGCCACCCACTCGGGCGTCCGGCAGGTCGACGCGTCGATTCCGCTCGTCGCCTGCCTCCCGGACATCGTCGTCTCGACGCGGGACGCCCGCCGCGTCGTCCCGGAACACGCCCGCGTCGAGCAGTTGGTCGAGACGGTGGGTAACGCCGCGACGCTGACGACGGGGATGCACCGCAACGACCCCGGACTCGTCGGCGAGGGGATGCACGATACGGTCGTCACGCCCGCCCGCGCGAAACTCATCGACGGCTACGAATCGGTTCGGGAGGCGGCCCTCGACGCGGGCGCGACGGGCGTCACCATCTCCGGGGCCGGGCCGACGGTCATCGCCGCCTGCGACGAGGCCGACCAGCGAGCCATCGCCGACACGATGCTCGACACCTTCGGCGAACGCGGCGTCGACGCCCGCGCGTACCAGACGCGCATCGGCGGCGGCGCGAAGATTTTCTGA
- a CDS encoding NAD(P)/FAD-dependent oxidoreductase yields the protein MIGVVGGGIAGLSAAYRLRERGHEVRVFEASDALGGLAAVYETAGDPIEKFYHHLSKSEETIVELAEELGLGDDVEWHVGKNAYYVDGVVHPMDTPWEILSFPHWSLYDKFRLGMLTLDIDVRGGVPSFDTYEELSDFEDVPVEQFAREHTTQNVYETFFEPLLDAKFGDRKADVSAAWLLGRIKFRGERDILRGEILGYLDGGFGRLLDALVDAVGRDNIETGTRVTDLHTADGEVTGLTAENADGETTHDVDSVVVAAMPNVLESLTGYPCDIDFQGTVCSVISMDESLLDTYWLNVADEAPFGALIEHTNFIPRERYGGEHLLYVARYVQSLDEDIWQQDDEEVRETWLSAIEDLFPQFDREAVNWVRTARNPRTAPVYERGYLDMVVPYDLGDEVADGVYYAGMASAAQYPERSLNGGVVAGYEVADRIDGRADAATDHVPTAE from the coding sequence ATGATTGGCGTCGTCGGCGGCGGTATCGCCGGGCTCTCTGCGGCGTACCGCCTCAGGGAGCGCGGGCACGAGGTTCGCGTCTTCGAGGCGAGCGACGCCCTCGGGGGTCTCGCCGCGGTGTACGAGACTGCCGGTGACCCCATCGAGAAGTTCTACCACCACCTCTCGAAATCAGAAGAGACCATCGTCGAACTCGCCGAGGAACTGGGACTGGGCGACGACGTGGAGTGGCACGTCGGGAAGAACGCCTACTACGTCGACGGCGTCGTCCACCCGATGGACACGCCGTGGGAGATTCTCTCTTTCCCGCACTGGAGCCTCTACGACAAGTTCCGACTGGGGATGCTCACGCTCGACATCGACGTTCGCGGCGGCGTCCCGTCGTTCGACACCTACGAGGAACTCTCGGACTTCGAGGACGTGCCCGTCGAGCAGTTCGCCCGCGAACACACGACCCAGAACGTCTACGAGACTTTCTTCGAACCCCTGCTGGACGCGAAGTTCGGCGACCGGAAGGCGGACGTGAGCGCCGCGTGGCTGTTGGGACGCATCAAGTTCCGCGGCGAGCGAGACATCCTACGCGGGGAGATACTGGGCTATCTGGACGGCGGGTTCGGACGGTTGCTGGACGCACTCGTCGACGCCGTCGGCCGCGACAACATCGAGACGGGGACGCGCGTCACCGACCTCCACACCGCCGACGGCGAGGTGACCGGCCTCACCGCCGAGAACGCCGACGGCGAGACGACCCACGACGTTGACAGCGTCGTCGTCGCGGCGATGCCGAACGTCCTCGAATCGCTCACGGGCTACCCCTGCGACATCGACTTTCAGGGGACGGTGTGCTCGGTCATCAGCATGGACGAGTCGCTACTCGATACGTACTGGCTCAACGTCGCCGACGAAGCCCCATTCGGCGCGCTCATCGAGCACACGAACTTCATCCCGCGGGAGCGGTACGGCGGGGAACATCTGCTGTATGTCGCCCGCTACGTCCAGTCGCTGGACGAGGACATCTGGCAGCAGGACGACGAGGAGGTCCGCGAGACGTGGCTCTCGGCCATCGAGGACCTGTTCCCGCAGTTCGACCGCGAGGCCGTCAACTGGGTCCGCACGGCGCGAAACCCCCGGACAGCGCCGGTCTACGAGCGCGGCTATCTGGACATGGTCGTCCCCTACGACCTCGGCGACGAGGTGGCCGACGGCGTCTACTACGCCGGGATGGCCTCCGCCGCGCAGTACCCCGAGCGGTCGCTGAACGGCGGCGTCGTGGCGGGCTACGAAGTCGCCGACCGTATCGACGGCCGCGCGGACGCCGCGACCGACCACGTACCCACCGCGGAGTAG
- a CDS encoding DUF6149 family protein has product MKLRQNVKHFAAKQALTLPVVGEQVNDWLVDLHTNVFAKKADDDRAEERRPHLDDFFDATMDTYVAALDAGFPEAEAREITHVQANFDFYNHGWTEMMEFPSDELEAHYERYAAFFERYDITIDDPLGTFRPADGITAAPSTPEKLENPEHPHAEGGFADDAYVETEDGEIIAGGQAEPDDVDPSMAPGADDEATSD; this is encoded by the coding sequence ATGAAACTCCGTCAGAACGTCAAGCACTTCGCGGCCAAGCAGGCGCTGACGCTCCCGGTGGTCGGCGAGCAAGTGAACGATTGGCTGGTGGACCTCCACACCAACGTCTTCGCGAAGAAGGCCGACGACGACCGGGCCGAGGAGCGACGGCCCCACTTAGACGATTTCTTCGACGCGACGATGGACACCTACGTCGCCGCGCTGGACGCGGGGTTCCCGGAGGCCGAAGCCCGTGAAATCACCCACGTGCAGGCCAACTTCGACTTCTACAACCACGGCTGGACGGAGATGATGGAGTTCCCGAGCGACGAACTCGAAGCCCACTACGAGCGCTACGCGGCGTTCTTCGAGCGCTACGACATCACCATCGACGACCCCCTCGGGACGTTCCGACCGGCCGACGGTATCACGGCGGCCCCGTCGACGCCCGAGAAACTGGAGAACCCCGAGCACCCCCATGCCGAGGGCGGGTTCGCCGACGACGCCTACGTCGAGACGGAAGACGGCGAGATAATCGCGGGCGGACAGGCGGAACCCGACGACGTGGACCCGTCGATGGCCCCCGGCGCGGACGACGAAGCCACGAGCGACTGA
- a CDS encoding sensor histidine kinase, with product MDVDVGSAVVVGSVVGGIVSVGIVALAWRHRTIPGAVPFGWLMLAAGGWCFLEAAWVMATTPTVATTLFLLIRFTSGLMVGLWVLFALVYTGRDAWLSPGRVAAVLLVPSAYAVLALTNPIHGLVTIETVAQTVGGQTFFAAVTGPVYAAQTLVSFGFILIGYALFGEFLLRSQNVYRRQTFVVLVAGLLTAGVHALFVLGVTPHPGLNIAPLTFAVNGLLIGVVLFRYDFLSVSPLAGNLLVDELPDPVLVLDTDDVVVDHNAAAATALAARDDLTGRHITDIKPELLADIECGETLTLRSTTTYYDPQISTVTDHHGTERGRMVVLRNVTGQKRRQDRLEALQAATQKFIEADQPETVARLTVNFAARVLDHNSAGVFLATGDGTLELVASNDGTGVALEHDAAVGEDAADAPLWETYRDGTRRVAAVPGVPAFETALLLPLGEHGVVAVGSTDGTFTTEDEQYTEILARTTQVALEQVDQQRELRESRTSVQRRNEQVEFFNGVLRHSLRNAMLVIRGRAEYVRDNVPADQHRHLDSITEWCEELSEMSETIRAINETVTASERQRLATIDLSATLACAIEDIEAAHPSARIEANVGREYVRANGLAKAVLDRVLENAVEHNESGDPTVRISTQEAGDWLQLHIADDGPGVSDELKAAMFERSFKPNHSGDGFGLYFVSVMMELYGGKVWFEDNDPAGTVTVLEFQRATNPAPAEGPRDESVTTGEAQSKSADN from the coding sequence ATGGACGTCGATGTGGGTTCCGCGGTCGTCGTGGGTAGCGTAGTCGGCGGTATCGTCAGCGTCGGTATCGTCGCTCTCGCGTGGCGACACCGGACCATACCGGGTGCCGTCCCGTTCGGGTGGCTGATGCTCGCCGCCGGTGGGTGGTGTTTCCTCGAAGCGGCGTGGGTCATGGCCACGACGCCGACGGTCGCGACGACGCTGTTCTTGCTCATCAGGTTCACTTCGGGGCTGATGGTCGGCCTCTGGGTGCTGTTCGCCCTTGTCTACACCGGCCGGGACGCGTGGCTCTCGCCCGGCCGCGTGGCGGCGGTGTTACTCGTTCCGAGCGCGTACGCCGTGCTGGCGCTGACCAATCCGATCCACGGCCTCGTGACCATCGAGACGGTGGCCCAGACCGTCGGTGGACAGACGTTCTTCGCCGCCGTCACCGGCCCGGTGTACGCCGCTCAGACGCTCGTCTCCTTCGGGTTCATCCTCATCGGATACGCCCTGTTCGGCGAGTTCCTCCTCCGCTCGCAGAACGTCTACCGGCGGCAGACGTTCGTCGTCCTCGTCGCCGGGTTGCTGACCGCCGGAGTCCACGCCCTGTTCGTTCTCGGCGTGACACCCCATCCCGGCCTGAATATCGCCCCGCTCACGTTCGCTGTCAACGGCCTGCTCATCGGCGTCGTGCTGTTTCGATACGACTTCCTCTCGGTCAGTCCGCTGGCCGGGAACCTCCTCGTCGACGAACTCCCCGACCCGGTGCTCGTCCTCGACACCGACGACGTGGTCGTCGACCACAACGCCGCCGCGGCGACGGCGCTGGCCGCGCGAGACGACCTCACGGGCCGTCACATCACCGACATCAAACCGGAGTTACTCGCGGACATCGAGTGCGGCGAGACGCTGACGCTCCGGTCGACGACGACGTACTACGACCCGCAAATCAGCACCGTCACCGACCACCACGGGACCGAACGCGGACGGATGGTCGTTCTGCGGAACGTGACCGGGCAGAAGCGGCGACAGGACCGTCTCGAAGCCCTCCAAGCCGCGACGCAGAAGTTCATCGAGGCGGACCAACCGGAGACCGTCGCCCGACTGACGGTGAACTTCGCCGCACGGGTGCTCGACCACAACTCGGCGGGCGTGTTTCTCGCGACCGGCGACGGGACGCTGGAACTGGTCGCGAGCAACGACGGCACCGGCGTCGCACTCGAACACGACGCCGCCGTCGGCGAGGACGCGGCCGACGCACCGCTCTGGGAGACCTACCGGGACGGGACGCGGCGCGTCGCCGCAGTCCCCGGCGTCCCGGCGTTCGAGACGGCGCTGCTCCTGCCGCTGGGGGAGCATGGCGTCGTCGCCGTCGGGTCCACCGACGGGACGTTCACCACCGAAGACGAGCAGTACACGGAGATACTGGCCCGGACGACGCAAGTTGCGCTCGAACAGGTCGACCAGCAGCGCGAACTCCGCGAGAGCAGGACCTCGGTCCAGCGGCGCAACGAACAGGTCGAGTTCTTCAACGGCGTCCTCAGACACTCGCTGCGCAACGCGATGCTCGTCATCCGGGGCCGAGCGGAATACGTCCGCGACAACGTGCCGGCCGACCAGCACCGTCACCTCGACAGCATCACGGAGTGGTGCGAGGAACTCTCCGAGATGAGCGAGACCATCCGCGCCATCAACGAGACGGTGACCGCGAGCGAGCGACAGCGGTTGGCGACTATCGACCTCTCGGCGACGCTCGCGTGTGCCATCGAGGACATCGAGGCGGCGCACCCGAGCGCGAGAATCGAGGCGAACGTCGGCCGTGAGTACGTCCGCGCCAACGGACTCGCCAAAGCAGTACTGGACAGGGTCCTCGAGAACGCCGTCGAGCACAACGAGAGCGGCGACCCGACGGTGCGCATCTCGACGCAGGAGGCGGGTGACTGGCTTCAACTCCACATCGCCGACGACGGGCCGGGCGTCAGCGACGAGCTAAAAGCCGCTATGTTCGAGCGGTCGTTCAAGCCGAACCACTCGGGCGACGGGTTCGGTCTCTACTTCGTCTCCGTGATGATGGAACTGTACGGCGGGAAGGTGTGGTTCGAGGACAACGACCCCGCTGGGACCGTTACCGTACTGGAGTTCCAACGGGCGACGAACCCGGCCCCCGCCGAGGGGCCGCGGGACGAGAGCGTCACCACCGGCGAAGCACAAAGTAAATCCGCCGACAACTGA
- a CDS encoding peroxiredoxin: protein MLEPGDSAPSVSAQNQYGETVTPAFSDPTVVYFYPEDFTGGCTIEARDFQATLPKFREGGITVYGVSGDDVATHDEFAEEEGILFDLLADTDGGLAEAFGVDAPDGRPNRRTFVLADGEVKAVYDPDRGDPSGHAEEVLTDTRNEYVQGG from the coding sequence ATGCTCGAACCCGGCGACTCGGCACCCTCGGTGAGCGCACAGAACCAGTACGGCGAGACGGTCACACCGGCGTTCTCGGACCCGACGGTCGTGTACTTCTACCCCGAAGACTTCACCGGCGGATGTACCATCGAAGCGCGGGACTTCCAAGCGACCCTGCCGAAGTTCCGAGAGGGCGGCATCACCGTCTACGGCGTCTCCGGTGACGACGTGGCGACCCACGACGAGTTCGCCGAGGAGGAGGGCATCCTCTTCGACCTCTTGGCGGATACGGACGGCGGGCTCGCCGAGGCGTTCGGCGTCGACGCACCCGACGGGCGGCCGAACCGCCGGACGTTCGTGCTGGCCGACGGCGAGGTGAAAGCCGTCTACGACCCGGACCGCGGCGACCCGTCGGGCCACGCCGAAGAGGTCCTGACCGACACGCGAAACGAGTACGTGCAGGGCGGTTGA
- a CDS encoding DUF7124 domain-containing protein: MDGGSGDMTLAFDLDALKQLAYPDSVFNDARQWSEYVGVISDQPTYVVTNFTRKHRIRQDFFSGPRGREESLVNVKEQFDTDRHVFVGTDEEAAALAETAGWEYLPVEQAAEAAEWELGEPEAPAATTNEDDERDDWP; the protein is encoded by the coding sequence ATGGACGGCGGCAGCGGCGACATGACCCTCGCGTTCGACTTAGACGCGCTGAAGCAACTGGCGTATCCGGACAGCGTCTTCAACGACGCCCGCCAGTGGTCCGAGTACGTGGGCGTCATCTCCGACCAGCCCACCTACGTCGTGACGAACTTCACGCGCAAGCACCGCATCCGACAGGACTTCTTCTCCGGCCCGCGGGGCCGCGAGGAGAGTCTGGTCAACGTCAAAGAGCAGTTCGACACCGACCGGCACGTCTTCGTCGGCACCGACGAGGAAGCCGCCGCACTGGCCGAGACGGCCGGGTGGGAGTACCTGCCCGTCGAACAGGCCGCCGAGGCCGCCGAGTGGGAACTCGGCGAACCCGAGGCCCCGGCGGCGACGACCAACGAAGACGACGAACGCGACGACTGGCCCTGA
- a CDS encoding C-terminal binding protein — MDQTVVICDNKTVDPASQSDLLEAAGADIEILDEKTEAAVTEAVDGAHALIVDAATPVTAASLTGTDTLRVVGRAGIGVDNVDVDAAAAAGVTVVNVPDYCLDEVSTHALSLLLACVRGVPRYDREIAAGTWDWKTGRPLHRMAGRTLGLVGFGRIARRFASKLRDFRVDVVAADPNVPATTMHDYGVERVSFDDLLARSHFVSVHVPLYEATRGLFSTAAFERMREDAVLVNTSRGPVVDEDALVAALDAGELAKAGLDVRATEPPGPEDPLAGRDDVVCTPHVGWYSEESRADLSRSVASDVAAVLQGDDPANPVDPETPWV, encoded by the coding sequence ATGGACCAGACAGTCGTCATCTGTGACAACAAAACGGTCGACCCAGCCTCGCAATCCGACCTCCTCGAAGCGGCGGGTGCGGACATCGAGATACTCGACGAGAAGACGGAAGCGGCCGTCACCGAGGCCGTCGACGGCGCGCACGCCCTCATCGTAGACGCCGCCACGCCGGTGACCGCCGCGTCGCTCACGGGGACTGACACGCTCCGAGTCGTCGGCCGCGCGGGCATCGGCGTCGACAACGTCGACGTGGACGCGGCCGCCGCCGCGGGCGTCACCGTGGTGAACGTCCCCGACTACTGCTTGGACGAGGTGTCGACCCACGCCCTCTCGCTGTTGCTGGCCTGCGTGCGCGGGGTCCCCCGCTACGACCGCGAGATAGCGGCGGGAACGTGGGACTGGAAGACCGGCCGCCCGCTCCATCGGATGGCCGGGCGCACGCTGGGACTCGTCGGGTTCGGTCGCATCGCCCGCCGGTTCGCCTCGAAACTCCGGGACTTCCGGGTCGACGTGGTCGCCGCCGACCCGAACGTCCCGGCGACGACGATGCACGACTACGGCGTCGAACGGGTCAGCTTCGACGACCTGCTGGCGCGCTCGCACTTCGTCTCGGTCCACGTCCCGCTCTACGAGGCGACGCGCGGACTCTTCTCGACGGCGGCCTTCGAGCGGATGCGCGAGGACGCCGTCCTCGTCAACACCTCGCGGGGACCGGTCGTCGACGAGGACGCGCTGGTCGCCGCGCTCGACGCGGGCGAACTGGCGAAGGCGGGTCTCGACGTGCGCGCGACGGAACCGCCCGGCCCCGAGGACCCGCTGGCTGGCCGCGACGACGTAGTCTGCACCCCGCACGTCGGGTGGTATTCCGAGGAGAGTCGGGCCGACCTCTCTCGAAGCGTCGCCAGCGACGTGGCGGCCGTCTTGCAGGGCGACGACCCCGCGAATCCGGTGGACCCCGAGACGCCGTGGGTCTGA
- a CDS encoding DUF5815 family protein — MAEPRVPGGRESELELPCGEVIDTHDDLHMGIRELDCACGATHAVVLDAHPLARFVPEFLEQVLVETVEPADDHDEFTMAHLMGVVIEEFPERVAVADAAEDGAVGFSLAWVTDFDSRRLHEIVVELLVELMEHAVSHAEDDAVMAEFEEQMLAFDVSAFVEQYRAERNFDDRHDTAI, encoded by the coding sequence ATGGCAGAACCGCGCGTGCCCGGCGGGCGCGAGTCCGAACTCGAACTCCCCTGCGGCGAGGTCATCGACACTCACGACGACCTCCACATGGGGATTCGCGAGTTGGACTGCGCCTGCGGCGCGACTCACGCCGTCGTGCTGGACGCCCATCCGCTGGCCCGCTTCGTCCCCGAGTTCTTAGAGCAGGTCCTCGTGGAGACTGTCGAACCGGCCGACGACCACGACGAGTTCACGATGGCCCACCTGATGGGCGTCGTCATCGAGGAATTTCCCGAGCGAGTCGCCGTCGCCGACGCCGCCGAAGACGGGGCCGTGGGCTTCTCACTGGCGTGGGTCACCGACTTCGACTCGCGCCGCCTCCACGAAATCGTGGTCGAGTTGCTGGTCGAACTGATGGAACACGCCGTCAGTCACGCCGAAGACGACGCCGTGATGGCCGAGTTCGAAGAGCAGATGCTGGCGTTCGACGTGAGCGCGTTCGTCGAGCAGTACCGCGCGGAGCGGAACTTCGACGACCGACACGACACGGCGATCTGA
- a CDS encoding NAD(P)/FAD-dependent oxidoreductase: MSTSHVIIGDGIAGASAAETIREEDPDADVTIITDEGEALYNRILIKEFAKGKLPEAPISIHEPEWYEERDINLELNTHVTDIDPDAHEVNTHKGTTYEYDKLLVATGGTPAQVPVENSDADGIHHFWTFQDARGIAEHAEESDKGIIVGAGLLGIDLAAVCAAQGIDAKYLMRGNRWWRYALSEDGAEIIHEALRENGVEPVFDSGVDHFTVDDDGHVTGAVDPNGEAYDGEWAGVAIGLDFNTEFLGGSGIELDDGIVVDEYMQTNVEDVYAAGDITQFYDTILNAQAQNGAWGSAKEQGSVAGTNMVADDEADEFRWVSSYSITHFDFPFLSFGHPARGDDEAERKYSDSEWRRLAFEDGQLVGGVLIGDLSQQSKFKKLIREERQVAEKKELLLEKDVDLEEVKAQTAAPAE, encoded by the coding sequence ATGAGCACGTCGCACGTGATAATCGGAGACGGCATCGCGGGAGCGTCCGCGGCCGAGACAATCCGGGAAGAAGACCCGGACGCAGATGTAACCATCATCACCGACGAGGGCGAGGCCCTCTACAACCGCATCCTCATCAAGGAGTTCGCGAAGGGCAAACTCCCCGAGGCCCCCATCTCCATCCACGAACCCGAGTGGTACGAGGAGCGGGACATCAACCTCGAACTCAACACCCACGTGACCGACATCGACCCCGACGCTCACGAGGTCAACACCCACAAGGGAACGACCTACGAGTACGACAAACTCCTCGTGGCGACGGGCGGCACGCCCGCACAGGTCCCCGTCGAGAACAGCGACGCCGACGGCATCCACCACTTCTGGACCTTCCAGGACGCGCGCGGCATCGCCGAACACGCCGAGGAGTCCGACAAAGGCATCATCGTCGGGGCTGGCCTGCTCGGCATCGACCTCGCCGCGGTCTGTGCCGCACAGGGTATCGACGCGAAGTACCTCATGCGCGGTAACCGCTGGTGGCGCTACGCGCTCTCGGAGGACGGCGCGGAAATCATCCACGAGGCGCTGCGCGAGAACGGCGTCGAACCCGTCTTCGACTCCGGCGTCGACCACTTCACCGTCGACGACGACGGCCACGTGACCGGTGCCGTCGACCCGAACGGCGAGGCGTACGACGGCGAGTGGGCGGGCGTCGCCATCGGACTGGACTTCAACACCGAGTTCCTCGGTGGCTCCGGTATCGAACTCGACGACGGCATCGTCGTCGACGAGTACATGCAGACCAACGTCGAGGACGTCTACGCCGCCGGTGACATCACGCAGTTCTACGACACCATCCTCAACGCGCAGGCCCAGAACGGTGCATGGGGCTCCGCGAAGGAACAGGGGTCGGTCGCTGGCACGAACATGGTCGCCGACGACGAGGCCGACGAGTTCCGCTGGGTCTCCTCGTACTCCATCACTCACTTCGACTTCCCGTTCCTCTCCTTTGGCCACCCGGCCCGCGGCGACGACGAGGCCGAGCGGAAGTACTCCGACAGCGAGTGGCGGCGTCTCGCCTTCGAGGACGGCCAACTGGTCGGTGGCGTGCTCATCGGCGACCTCTCCCAGCAGTCGAAGTTCAAGAAGCTCATCCGCGAGGAGCGACAGGTCGCCGAGAAGAAGGAACTCCTCTTGGAGAAGGACGTCGACCTCGAAGAAGTGAAAGCGCAGACGGCTGCACCCGCCGAGTAA
- a CDS encoding adenylate kinase encodes MSNPRILILGPPGAGKGTQSANLADAYGVEHITTGDALRANKDMDISDMDTEYDTPREYMEAGDLVPDAVVNAIVDEALSQADGFVLDGYPRNLEQAEELEGMTDLDVILSLSVSREELVDRLTGRRVCDNCGANYHVEFSPPEEEGVCDECGGDLIQRDDDNEESVRNRLDVFDENTAPVIEHYESHAGFVSIDGEQTPDEVWTDIEAAVDEHAE; translated from the coding sequence ATGTCGAACCCGCGAATCCTGATTCTCGGACCGCCGGGAGCCGGTAAGGGCACCCAGAGCGCCAACCTCGCCGACGCTTACGGCGTCGAACACATCACCACCGGCGACGCCCTCCGGGCGAACAAGGACATGGACATCAGCGACATGGACACCGAGTACGACACGCCTCGGGAGTACATGGAGGCCGGAGACCTCGTCCCCGACGCCGTCGTCAACGCCATCGTCGACGAGGCCCTGTCGCAGGCCGACGGGTTCGTCCTCGACGGCTACCCCCGAAACCTCGAACAGGCCGAGGAACTCGAAGGCATGACCGACCTCGACGTGATTCTCTCGCTGTCGGTCTCCCGCGAGGAACTCGTCGACCGCCTGACCGGCCGTCGCGTCTGTGATAACTGTGGCGCGAACTACCACGTCGAGTTCAGCCCGCCCGAGGAGGAGGGCGTCTGCGACGAGTGCGGCGGCGACCTCATCCAGCGCGACGACGACAACGAGGAGTCCGTGCGCAACCGCCTCGACGTCTTCGACGAGAACACCGCCCCGGTCATCGAACATTACGAATCCCACGCCGGTTTCGTCAGCATCGACGGCGAGCAGACCCCCGACGAGGTCTGGACAGACATCGAGGCCGCCGTCGACGAACACGCAGAATAA